From Spartinivicinus ruber, the proteins below share one genomic window:
- a CDS encoding pilus assembly PilX family protein: MYKQQGSSLIISLVLLAIFSLIGIAAMSTSTVEEKMASNSQESLDVFQLTQSELDGQVTYLKSDIKKIYEAVNSTNQKANLNHSLDQAKTTKRGITSNQSELNYEGLSSFSGFGKTNTFSNDINSPKATYLFELNAQLEKTSGSNSNQTYGLSYTGPKQKKFSNK; encoded by the coding sequence ATGTACAAACAACAAGGATCTTCACTAATTATTAGTCTTGTTCTATTAGCAATTTTTAGCTTGATTGGTATTGCAGCTATGTCAACATCAACAGTTGAAGAAAAAATGGCTAGTAATAGCCAAGAAAGCTTAGACGTATTTCAACTCACACAAAGTGAATTAGATGGACAAGTTACTTATCTGAAATCAGATATAAAAAAAATTTACGAAGCTGTTAACAGCACCAATCAGAAAGCAAACCTCAATCATTCATTAGATCAAGCCAAAACCACTAAACGTGGGATTACCAGCAACCAGTCTGAGCTTAATTATGAAGGATTATCAAGCTTCTCGGGTTTTGGCAAAACTAATACTTTCTCAAATGATATTAATTCACCTAAAGCCACTTACTTGTTTGAGCTTAATGCACAATTAGAAAAAACTAGTGGTTCTAACTCAAACCAAACATATGGATTAAGTTATACAGGCCCAAAACAAAAAAAATTCTCCAACAAATAA
- a CDS encoding GspH/FimT family pseudopilin, whose product MQRTQGFTLIELMITITIGAIILTFAVPSFNNFLTRYQLDTAESEFTSSVSFARNSAITRNTEITLTPSGTNITISAGSSNVIREVNLGVTITSAPIVFNSRGSINLASGTDTVTVTLQGASESRTLVLNRTGSRQN is encoded by the coding sequence ATGCAGCGCACTCAAGGTTTTACACTGATCGAACTGATGATCACTATTACAATAGGGGCAATCATTCTAACATTTGCTGTCCCTTCATTTAATAATTTTCTAACTAGATATCAGCTTGACACAGCAGAAAGTGAGTTTACTTCTTCAGTAAGTTTTGCAAGAAATAGTGCGATCACTCGAAATACTGAAATCACATTAACACCATCAGGTACAAATATTACTATCAGCGCAGGCTCTTCTAATGTCATTAGAGAAGTGAATTTAGGCGTTACTATTACATCAGCTCCCATAGTTTTCAATTCGAGAGGATCAATAAATCTCGCTTCAGGCACAGATACTGTCACTGTTACTCTTCAAGGAGCAAGTGAAAGCAGAACTTTAGTGTTAAACCGTACGGGAAGCCGTCAAAATTAA
- a CDS encoding GspH/FimT family pseudopilin yields MKIHKDFTQLNSAGFTLIELLTTIAVFSLIVTIGIPGLSSMVHNYQARTTMMQLHNAIQLTRDYAITQQTYVAMCPSKGENCLRHWQTEQLMIFTDPNRNGKLDNNEQLLRIIPVNINGYINARLSSRRQYLRYHPEGLSRPIFGRITLCPKNQESYAPRQLIVNFVGRVRHNTPSRQSRDAQKILNENC; encoded by the coding sequence ATGAAGATACATAAGGATTTTACCCAACTTAATTCAGCAGGCTTCACCTTAATAGAGCTACTCACTACCATTGCAGTTTTTTCACTTATCGTAACGATTGGCATACCTGGCTTAAGCTCAATGGTACATAATTATCAAGCCCGCACGACCATGATGCAGTTACATAATGCCATCCAGTTAACCCGAGACTATGCCATTACCCAACAAACTTACGTTGCTATGTGTCCAAGCAAAGGCGAAAACTGTTTACGCCACTGGCAAACAGAACAACTAATGATTTTTACCGACCCCAATCGTAATGGCAAACTAGATAATAACGAACAATTATTACGAATTATTCCAGTTAATATTAATGGCTATATCAATGCCCGCCTGTCTTCCAGAAGACAATACCTACGTTACCATCCCGAAGGACTATCTCGACCAATTTTTGGCCGTATCACCTTATGCCCAAAAAATCAGGAAAGCTACGCACCAAGACAATTAATTGTCAATTTTGTTGGTAGAGTTCGCCATAACACCCCATCACGTCAAAGTCGTGACGCCCAAAAAATACTAAACGAGAACTGCTAG
- a CDS encoding sensor histidine kinase, producing the protein MDNKTSTLPPANLNLRVLRIYNLYRLLLGLVLTISAFSPLNIVLFNPDNLKSLQLFSIVYLFINIIVFISIRHPTSTAITFCISCTDILLLSLLLSLQTSKNLAFGNLVVVSVAAGNILIRGKLGLLLAAIASLCIVAITLFRSTNLTIGLQTQISSGLLGLIYFATAFFIQTLSERLSRSEELAEQRRTEFFNLQKLNQVIIQRMRTGILVISNDQHLIMMNEAAKFLLNSSNYPKTIEQASTQLKQALIKWQNNPRTRIEPFQATTESPKVKANFTRLPMSGHVNTLVFLDDISLLTQQAQQLKLASLGRLTASIAHEIRNPLGAISHAAQLLHESPDITRADERLIEIIQNHSKRVNNIIENILQVAKRKQAQPETLQLEPWLRKHLSEEHFTGIQSPLFDIQAFNSQVEVVFDPHQLSQVVTNLCQNGLRYSYLNTGEAYLKIVISMKQDTGQPYVDIIDKGPGIQNGLSEQIFEPFYTTETIGTGLGLYISRELCEANQASLNLIKRSESGCCFRITFAHPQRNQSYLEP; encoded by the coding sequence ATGGATAATAAGACGTCAACACTACCACCAGCCAATCTTAATCTTAGAGTGTTGCGTATCTATAACCTTTACCGACTGCTTTTAGGGTTAGTCCTCACTATTAGTGCTTTTAGTCCCTTGAATATTGTGTTGTTCAATCCTGACAACCTAAAATCACTACAACTTTTTTCAATTGTTTATTTATTTATCAACATTATTGTCTTTATCAGTATTCGCCACCCCACTTCAACAGCTATTACCTTTTGCATCAGCTGCACAGATATTTTGCTATTGAGCTTATTACTTTCATTGCAAACCTCAAAAAACCTGGCATTTGGTAATTTAGTCGTCGTTTCTGTTGCAGCAGGCAATATTCTAATTAGAGGTAAATTAGGGCTTTTACTCGCTGCAATTGCTTCACTTTGTATTGTTGCTATTACCTTATTTCGCAGCACTAACTTAACCATTGGCTTACAAACTCAAATTAGCAGCGGTTTATTAGGGTTAATTTATTTTGCTACTGCTTTTTTTATCCAAACCCTTTCAGAACGATTAAGCCGTAGTGAAGAACTAGCAGAACAACGCCGCACAGAGTTTTTTAATTTACAGAAACTCAATCAGGTAATCATTCAACGCATGCGTACTGGCATTCTTGTCATTAGCAACGACCAACATTTAATCATGATGAATGAAGCAGCAAAATTCTTGCTAAATAGCAGTAACTATCCTAAAACCATTGAACAAGCTTCTACTCAGCTAAAGCAAGCCCTGATTAAATGGCAAAATAATCCACGCACCCGCATTGAACCTTTTCAAGCAACCACTGAAAGTCCAAAAGTAAAAGCTAATTTCACCCGTTTACCAATGAGTGGTCATGTGAATACTTTAGTTTTTTTGGATGATATTTCATTACTAACCCAGCAGGCACAACAACTCAAGCTGGCTTCACTAGGCCGTCTTACTGCTAGTATCGCCCATGAAATCAGAAATCCATTAGGTGCCATCAGCCATGCCGCTCAGTTACTACACGAGTCACCGGATATCACAAGAGCAGATGAGCGTTTAATTGAAATTATTCAGAATCACTCTAAACGGGTAAATAATATTATTGAAAACATTTTACAAGTGGCTAAGCGAAAGCAAGCTCAACCAGAAACACTACAACTTGAGCCATGGTTGAGAAAACATTTAAGTGAAGAACATTTTACTGGCATTCAATCTCCCTTATTTGATATTCAAGCCTTTAATAGCCAAGTTGAAGTTGTATTTGACCCCCATCAATTAAGCCAAGTAGTCACCAACCTTTGTCAAAATGGTCTGCGCTACAGCTACCTAAATACTGGGGAAGCCTATCTTAAAATTGTCATTAGTATGAAACAGGACACTGGACAACCTTATGTGGATATTATTGATAAAGGACCTGGCATTCAAAATGGCCTATCTGAACAAATTTTTGAGCCTTTTTATACGACCGAAACCATTGGGACTGGTTTGGGCTTATATATTTCAAGAGAATTATGTGAAGCTAACCAGGCAAGCCTAAACTTAATAAAAAGGAGTGAAAGTGGGTGCTGTTTTAGAATTACATTTGCTCATCCACAACGTAATCAAAGCTACTTAGAACCTTAA
- the pilV gene encoding type IV pilus modification protein PilV — MQINQYTNQQGIGLIEVLITILIIAIGLLGLAGMQAQSIKSTYQASQRSQAIWLAQELVERMRANPLGIINNAAGGYTKTNSFSCSSKPKNCNGRSASCTHNEIAQHDLWNIFCDEATNKEILANLTPTITCAPTDCSPNADITVTVEWEEASGKFSRQGNNNPRVELLVKIEG, encoded by the coding sequence ATGCAAATAAATCAATATACAAATCAACAAGGTATTGGGCTAATTGAAGTCCTAATCACTATTTTAATCATTGCTATCGGTCTCCTTGGCTTGGCAGGTATGCAAGCACAGTCAATTAAAAGCACTTATCAGGCTAGTCAACGCTCTCAAGCCATCTGGCTTGCACAAGAATTAGTAGAAAGAATGCGAGCAAACCCTCTTGGCATTATCAACAATGCAGCCGGGGGGTATACAAAAACTAATAGTTTTAGCTGTTCAAGCAAGCCTAAGAACTGCAATGGAAGAAGTGCATCATGTACTCATAATGAGATAGCTCAACATGATCTATGGAATATATTTTGTGATGAAGCGACTAACAAAGAAATACTAGCCAATTTAACTCCAACCATTACATGTGCCCCTACTGATTGCAGTCCTAATGCAGATATCACTGTCACAGTTGAATGGGAAGAAGCTTCAGGCAAGTTTAGTAGACAAGGTAATAACAACCCTAGAGTTGAACTTCTTGTAAAAATTGAAGGGTAA
- a CDS encoding sigma-54-dependent transcriptional regulator, whose protein sequence is MRLKTMANPLVLIVDDEPDIRELLEITLGRMKIDTEAASSLEQAYQHLTNQAFDLCLTDMNLPDGNGIDLVKHIQQHYSKIPVAMITAYGNMDTAITALKAGAFDFVSKPVDLQRLRDLVSSALKLNKSNHAAEVKITSETQLLGDSKAIKQLRKQVIKLARSQAPVYISGESGSGKELVARLIHEEGARADAPFIPVNCGAIPSELMESEFFGHKKGSFTGAVNDKPGLFQAANGGTLFLDEVADLPISMQVKLLRAIQEKSIRPVGTENEIKVDIRILSATHKELNQLVNEGNFRQDLFYRINVIELKVPPLRERPEDIPLLAQHFLNKIANSCDLTPPHLSREALATLKNYAFPGNVRELENTLERAFTLCEEDIIQRDDLKLSDTETSNPLALQATTPPPGGVSSLEDYLEDLERKAIVQALEDTRWNKTAAAKKLGITFRALRYRLKKLDLE, encoded by the coding sequence ATGAGACTGAAAACCATGGCAAACCCTTTGGTGCTAATAGTTGATGATGAGCCAGATATTAGGGAGCTTTTGGAAATCACCTTAGGACGCATGAAAATAGACACTGAAGCAGCCAGTAGCCTTGAACAAGCTTATCAACACTTGACCAACCAGGCTTTTGATCTCTGTTTAACCGATATGAACCTACCTGACGGAAATGGTATTGACCTAGTTAAACACATCCAACAACACTACAGTAAAATTCCAGTCGCAATGATAACTGCCTATGGCAATATGGATACCGCTATTACCGCATTAAAGGCTGGCGCTTTTGATTTTGTTTCCAAGCCTGTTGACTTACAACGCCTGCGTGATTTAGTCAGTTCTGCCTTAAAATTAAATAAGTCCAATCATGCTGCCGAAGTAAAAATTACCAGTGAAACTCAGTTACTAGGTGACTCAAAAGCCATTAAGCAATTACGTAAACAAGTAATCAAACTGGCTAGAAGTCAAGCCCCTGTTTATATCAGCGGTGAATCTGGAAGCGGTAAGGAATTAGTGGCTCGACTTATTCATGAAGAAGGTGCCCGTGCAGACGCACCTTTCATACCCGTCAATTGTGGTGCAATCCCTTCAGAACTAATGGAAAGTGAGTTCTTTGGCCATAAAAAAGGTAGCTTTACCGGCGCTGTTAACGATAAACCAGGGCTATTTCAAGCAGCTAATGGCGGCACCTTATTTTTAGATGAAGTAGCCGATTTACCTATATCTATGCAAGTTAAATTATTACGAGCAATTCAAGAAAAGTCGATCCGCCCCGTGGGCACTGAAAATGAAATTAAGGTAGATATCAGGATTCTCAGTGCAACCCATAAAGAACTTAATCAACTGGTTAATGAAGGGAATTTTCGCCAAGACTTATTCTATCGAATCAATGTTATTGAATTAAAAGTTCCCCCCTTAAGAGAACGCCCAGAAGATATCCCTTTATTGGCTCAGCATTTCTTGAATAAAATTGCCAATAGTTGTGATTTAACACCACCCCACCTTTCCAGAGAAGCCTTAGCTACTCTGAAAAATTATGCTTTTCCAGGCAATGTCAGAGAACTGGAAAACACTTTAGAAAGAGCATTTACCCTTTGTGAGGAAGATATCATTCAAAGAGATGACCTTAAGCTAAGTGATACTGAAACTAGCAACCCGCTTGCGTTACAAGCAACCACACCACCTCCAGGAGGTGTTAGCTCTCTAGAAGACTATTTGGAAGATTTAGAGCGCAAAGCCATTGTTCAAGCCTTAGAAGATACTCGCTGGAATAAAACGGCTGCAGCGAAAAAACTGGGCATTACCTTTCGAGCCCTTCGTTACCGACTAAAGAAATTAGATTTAGAATAA
- a CDS encoding PilW family protein, translating to MHIYKQKGFSIIELMIALLLGLLIIAGILQLFLGITQTYRQNDELARAQENGRIALTFIAKDLRMAGYWESEGADTDTAFFLFDCDSKLKKCDKDKFGLKPGQLSIAYQPPDGMDCAGRSSDITRGDLIVNAYYVAQDPSNNNESSLFCRSYNLTTDTELTPGQVLISGIESLTAQYAIAKSSSGTTEKYLSDAEVQKVDERNVKAVKVTVEASSANNTVQPYSTTVQIKNAL from the coding sequence ATGCACATATACAAACAAAAAGGCTTTTCAATTATAGAGTTGATGATTGCATTATTACTAGGTTTACTCATAATCGCCGGTATTCTTCAATTATTTTTAGGTATCACACAAACATATCGACAAAATGATGAACTTGCCAGGGCACAAGAAAATGGACGAATTGCTCTGACTTTTATAGCAAAAGACCTACGTATGGCTGGTTATTGGGAAAGCGAGGGAGCCGACACTGATACTGCATTTTTTTTATTTGATTGTGATAGTAAGCTCAAGAAGTGTGATAAAGATAAATTTGGTCTAAAGCCTGGCCAACTATCCATAGCTTATCAACCACCCGATGGAATGGATTGTGCCGGGAGAAGTAGTGACATAACAAGAGGGGATTTAATTGTTAATGCTTATTACGTAGCCCAAGACCCCAGCAATAACAATGAATCATCACTTTTTTGTCGTAGTTATAATTTAACTACAGATACTGAGCTGACTCCAGGACAAGTCTTAATTAGTGGTATTGAAAGCTTAACAGCCCAATACGCCATTGCTAAAAGCTCCTCTGGAACAACTGAAAAATACTTGAGTGATGCAGAAGTTCAAAAGGTTGATGAAAGAAATGTAAAAGCAGTAAAAGTAACTGTCGAGGCCTCTTCAGCAAATAATACAGTTCAACCATACAGCACAACTGTTCAGATAAAGAACGCACTTTAA